CCGCCTCCCCGCAATTTCAGCGGCCAACCGAGAGCCGTCGCCGGTCTCACACCCGCACCTACTGTCACGTGCCAAAACAATTCCGGCGGTACCCGACGAGTTACCCCGGGCGGTCCGAAATCAGTGGTCACGGTCACATACGAACGACACAGGCGCAGCCACATTCGTGCCTATCTTCTTACCGCGCAGTAAGGATATGCTCCCGTCATGGTCAGCACCACAGTCGACACCGTTCTACCCGCCCCGCGCGAAACCGTCTACAAGCTCTTCACCGAGCGCGACAGCATCAATCCCTTTGTGCCCATCAAGGTTTCGCTCAAGAAGCCGGGCATCGGCGCGCCCAACGGCGTCGGCGCCCAGTACCACCTGGGCCTCGGCCCCCTCGGCCCCACCGAGGAGACCACCGAACTGGTCCCCAACGAGCGCCTGGTCTACCGGGTAATCGCGGGCGCACCGGTCAAACGCCACGTCGGCACCGTCAGCTTCTCCGATGCCCCCGGCGGCACCCGCGTCGTCTACACCATGGAGTCCGAGCCGAGCCTCCCCGTGCCCGCGGCACTCCTCGAGCCCGGCCTGCGCGCCCTCATCAACACCCTCATCGGCGCGGTCCGCAAGGCCGTCCAGTAATCCAATCCCGCGCGCGGCAGGGCCGTCATAGCCCGCCTCTCGCATGAGCCGCCGCGCATCCCTCGTCATGGCGCGGCCCCTTCCGGCCGGAACCCCACGGGTCCCGGCCGGTTTCGCGTCGGGGCACAAGCCGTAGGTGCGACTACTCGCCCGAGACGGCGGCGCCGACCTTTTCGGCGTCGGCGGTGGTGAGCAGTTCCCAGGCGTGGGCGCGGCCGGTTTCGGTGTCGCCCATGCCGGCGAGCATGCGGGCGAGTTCGACGACGCGCTCGTCCTGGGTGAGGGCCTTGACGCCGGATTTGACGGCCTTGCCGTCGTCGAGCTTGTCGACCACCAGGTGGGTGTCGGCGAAGGCTGCGACCTGCGGGAGATGGGTGACGACGATGACCTGATGGGTGCGGGCCAAACGTGCCAGGCGACGGCCGATCTCGACCGCGGCCCGGCCGCCGACCCCGGCGTCGACCTCGTCGAACACCATGGTGGTCCCGTGCTCGGAGCTGGCCAGCACCACTTCCAGGGCCAGCATGATGCGTGAGAGCTCACCGCCGGACGCGCTCTTGCTCAACGGCAGCGGATGGGCCCCCGAATGCGCGGCCAGCCGGAATTCCACCTCGTCGACACCGGTGGATCCGGCATGCAGTTCCTGGCCGTCGATCACCAGCGGGGCCGAATCCTGAACGCCCGCAACGACGGGACCGACGCCCACCTCGAGCCGGGCCCGGCCCATGGCCAGCCCGCCGAGTTCGGTGCTGACCGCCGCGGCCAGCTTGCCCGCGGCCTTGGTGCGGGCGGCGGTCAGCTTGCGGGCCGTCTCGCGCACCTTCTCCGCGGCCGACTCCACCTCGGCGGCCAGCGCCGCGAGCGCTTCCTCCGACACGTCCAGCGACGCCAGGCGCGTGCGCGCCTCATCGGCCCACTTGATCACCCCGTCGATATCGGGCGCGTACTTGCGGGTGAGGGTCTTGAGCTCGGCCTGCCGAGTCAGCATGGACTCCAGCGCGCCCGGATCGGACGGCAGGTCCGACAGATAGGAGCTGAGTTCGGTGGTGAGATCCACGACCACCGAGATCGCCTCGCCCAGACGCGGTCCCAGCGCCGACAGCTTCGGATCGTCCGAGGCTTCGATGCGGGCGCGGGCGGTACCCAGCAGGTCCAGCGCCCCCGCGTCCTCCCCCGGCGAATCGGCGGGCCCGGCCAGCGCGTCGTGCGCGGTCGAGGCGGCCTCGCGCAGCGAATCCAGATCCGACAGCCGGCGCACCTCGTGCACCAGATGCTCGTCCTCACCCGGTTCCGGTGCCACGGCATCGATTTCGGCCAGCGACTGGGTGAGATGATCGGCCTCGAGCGCCAGCTCCCGGCTGCGCGCGGTGCGCTCGAGCAACTGATTGCGCTTGTCCAGCCACGCTTTTCGCGCCTTCTGATACTTGGCCAGCAGCGGCGCCACGGTGTCGGCGGCGAACTGGTCGAGCGCGTGCAACTGCTGATCCGGCCGCTGCAAACGCAACTGGTCGTTCTGCCCGTGCACGGTCAACAGCGGAGTCGTGAAATCCGACAGCACCGACGCCGGCACGCTACGCCCACCCAGATGCGCCCGCGAACGCCCATCGCTGCCGACGGTCCGCACCGCGATGATGCTGCCGTCGTCATCCCGTTCGGCGCCTGAGGATTCCAGCACCTCCTCGACCTCGCCGAGCGCCCCGTCGTGCACCGCGTCCACGGTGAAACGCCCCTCCACCACCGCCCGCGACGCCCCCAGCCGGACCCGCCCCGCATCGGCGCGCGCCCCGCTGAGCAGGTGCAGGCTGGTGACCACCATCGTCTTGCCCGCACCGGTCTCACCGGTCAGAACGGTCAACCCCTCATGGAATTGTGCGGTGGCGGTGGAAATGACGCCCAGGCCGTCAATCCTGATCTCTGTCAGCACTCGTGCTCTCCGTTCGCGCAGACGGGCGGCCTCGCCAGCCTGTCACGGGCAACTGGAATTTGCGCACCATCCGGTCGGCGAACGGCGCGGAATCGAGCCGGACCCAGCGGACCGGCTCGGCCCCGCGGACCGTTTCGACCCGTCCGCCCCGCGGCAGTGCGAGGGTGCGTCGGCCGTCGAGAAAAACAATGGCATCGTGGCCGGTGGCCACGGTTTCCACGGCGATCAGCGAATCCGGGCTGGTCACCAGGGGTCGCGCGAACAGCGCGTGAGCATTGGACGGAATCACCAGCAGCGCTTCGAGTTCCGGCCACACCACCGGCCCGCCCGCCGAGAAGGCGTACGCGGTGGACCCGGTCGGGGTGGCCACCAGCACACCGTCGCAGCCGAACGCCGACACCGGCCGACCGTCCACCTCGAGCACCACCTCGAGCACGCCCATGCGCGCGGCGTTCTCGATACTGGCCTCGTTGAGCGCCCAGCCGCGCTCGGTCACCCGGTCGTCGACGCGCACGGTGACATCGATGGTCATGCGCTGTTCGATGATGTAGTCGTGCCGCACCACCTGCGAGAGCGCCTCGTCCAGGTTCTCGGCCTCGGCCTCGGTGAGAAACCCGATGCGCCCCAGATTGATTCCCAGCACCGGCACGCCCGCGCTGCGTGCCAGCTCGGCCGCGCGCAGGAAGGTGCCGTCGCCGCCGAGCGCCAGCACCATCTCCGCGCCCACCGCCGCGTCCGGATTGTGCGCCATGACCCGCGCCGGGTAGCCGTCGGCCACGCCAGTGTCGTCGAGATCGAACCGGGTGCTGTAGGCCTCGTCCTCGAGCACCCGCAGCCCGATCCCGGCCCCGCACAGGATCTTCGCGACCCGGTGCGCGGTATCGGTGATCTCCGGCCGACCGGGATGCGCGACCAGCAGCACTTCCCTGGCCGGGCTAGCCGCGTTCACTGTGGACCCTCCTGCACCGCACGCTCGATCAGCGCCGCCACCCGCGACGCCTCCGTGGTGGCACCGTCCGCAATCGTGTCGGCTGCGATGGTGTCACCGTCTGAATCGTAGGCGTCCACACCGACGTCCGCGCCCGCACCGGGTGTGATGCCGGTTTCCTCCGGATCCCCCGGCGCACCGGTTTCCTTGCGCAGCCACAGGAAATATTCGACATTGCCCGAGGGCCCGGGCAGCGGACTGGCCACCACGCCGTGCGTGCGCAGCCCGAGTTTCGCTGCCGCGGCGGCGACTTCGCGCACCGCCTCGGCCCGCAACGCCGGATCGCGCACCACGCCACCGGAACCCACCCGATCCTTGCCGACCTCGAACTGCGGCTTCACCATGGGTAGCAGATCCGCCCCGGGCGCACAGCACGCGGCCAGCGCCGGCAGCACCAGCGCGAGCGAGATGAACGACAGGTCGGTGACCACCAATTCGACTGGGCCGCCGATGAGTTCGGGCGTCAACTGCCGGACATTGGTGCGATCGTGCACGTGGACGCGATCGTCGTTCTGCAACCGCCAGATCAACTGGCCGTAGCCGACATCGGCGGCCACCACCTCTTTCGCGCCCCGCGACAGCAGCACATCGGTGAAGCCGCCGGTGGACGCGCCCGCGTCCAGGCAGCGCTTGCCCGATACCGAGACGCCCTGCGGCTCGAACGCCGCCAGTGCGCCCAGCAACTTGTGCGCGCCGCGCGAGGCCCACCGCACTTCGTCGGGCTCGTCCCGCACCAGCAGCGGCGTACCCGTCTCGACACCGGTCGCCGGTTTGGTGGCGACCGATCCATTGATCAGGACGCGGCCCGCGTTGATCAGCTCGACCGCGTGTTCCCGCGATCGCGCCAATCCGCGGCGAACCAGTTCCGCGTCCACCCGCGCGCGCCTGGCCACCTCAGATCTTGTCCACCGTGGCCAGCGCCTGCACCAGCACGTCGTGCGCCTGTTCCAGAATCTTGGCCCGCCGCACGATATCGGTGCCCTCCGAGTGCACGCTGGGCGCGCCCGGGAAGCCCGGATTCGGTGCGCCCGCCGACAATTCGGCCAACAGCGCATCCACGTCCGCCCGGACCCGCTGCGGATCGGCGAACTCCTGGTTCGCACCCGCCAAGTGCTGACCGGGCAGCGGCATCCCGGGGCGCGGACCCTGCGGTCCCGGCATACCCGGCCGCGGTGCGGGAATCTGCGGAGGTGGCGTGGGCGTAGTCATCGTGGCGACAACGCTACCCGAACTCGCATTCGAACACACGTACCCCACCACTTCCGGATCCCCCGCTCCGCGTGCCTCGGAAAACCTCTTGCGGGCGGCTGAAAGAATCGGGCAAATGGATAGCGACTTCGAGACATTGATCGCCGAGGCGCAGACCGTTTCGGTCGACGGCTGGGACTTCTCCTGGCTCGACGGACGCGCCACCGAACAACGGCCGTCCTGGGGATATCAGAGGCAGCAGGCGCGGCGGCTCGCCACCGCCCGGGCCGCGCTCGACATCCAGACCGGCGGCGGCGAAGTGCTCGCCGAGGCCGAGACCTTCCCGCCGACCATGGTCGCCACCGAATCCTGGCCGCCCAACCTGGTCAAGGCCACCCGGCTGCTGCATCCGCGCGGCGTCGTCGTGGTCGCCGACCCGGACGAACCGCCGCTGCCGTTCGCCGACGCCGCCTTCGACCTGGTCACCAGCCGTCAACCGGCCACCACCTGGTGGAGCGAGATCGCACGCGTGCTGGAACCCGGCGGCACCTATTTCGCGCAGCACGTCGGCCCGGCCAGCGTATTCGAACTCGTCGAATACTTCCTCGGCCCGCAACCGGAGGCCCGCCGCGGCCGCGACCCCGAGATCGAGGCCGCCGACGCGCGAGCCGCCGGCCTCGAGATCGTGCGGTCGCGGACCGAGCGGCT
This sequence is a window from Nocardia yunnanensis. Protein-coding genes within it:
- a CDS encoding class I SAM-dependent methyltransferase; this encodes MDSDFETLIAEAQTVSVDGWDFSWLDGRATEQRPSWGYQRQQARRLATARAALDIQTGGGEVLAEAETFPPTMVATESWPPNLVKATRLLHPRGVVVVADPDEPPLPFADAAFDLVTSRQPATTWWSEIARVLEPGGTYFAQHVGPASVFELVEYFLGPQPEARRGRDPEIEAADARAAGLEIVRSRTERLRVEFNDIGAVVYFLRKVIWMVPGFTVEQYRDRLLDLHRQITSTGPFVAYSARTLIEARKPF
- a CDS encoding NAD kinase, yielding MNAASPAREVLLVAHPGRPEITDTAHRVAKILCGAGIGLRVLEDEAYSTRFDLDDTGVADGYPARVMAHNPDAAVGAEMVLALGGDGTFLRAAELARSAGVPVLGINLGRIGFLTEAEAENLDEALSQVVRHDYIIEQRMTIDVTVRVDDRVTERGWALNEASIENAARMGVLEVVLEVDGRPVSAFGCDGVLVATPTGSTAYAFSAGGPVVWPELEALLVIPSNAHALFARPLVTSPDSLIAVETVATGHDAIVFLDGRRTLALPRGGRVETVRGAEPVRWVRLDSAPFADRMVRKFQLPVTGWRGRPSARTESTSADRDQD
- a CDS encoding SRPBCC family protein, coding for MVSTTVDTVLPAPRETVYKLFTERDSINPFVPIKVSLKKPGIGAPNGVGAQYHLGLGPLGPTEETTELVPNERLVYRVIAGAPVKRHVGTVSFSDAPGGTRVVYTMESEPSLPVPAALLEPGLRALINTLIGAVRKAVQ
- the recN gene encoding DNA repair protein RecN produces the protein MLTEIRIDGLGVISTATAQFHEGLTVLTGETGAGKTMVVTSLHLLSGARADAGRVRLGASRAVVEGRFTVDAVHDGALGEVEEVLESSGAERDDDGSIIAVRTVGSDGRSRAHLGGRSVPASVLSDFTTPLLTVHGQNDQLRLQRPDQQLHALDQFAADTVAPLLAKYQKARKAWLDKRNQLLERTARSRELALEADHLTQSLAEIDAVAPEPGEDEHLVHEVRRLSDLDSLREAASTAHDALAGPADSPGEDAGALDLLGTARARIEASDDPKLSALGPRLGEAISVVVDLTTELSSYLSDLPSDPGALESMLTRQAELKTLTRKYAPDIDGVIKWADEARTRLASLDVSEEALAALAAEVESAAEKVRETARKLTAARTKAAGKLAAAVSTELGGLAMGRARLEVGVGPVVAGVQDSAPLVIDGQELHAGSTGVDEVEFRLAAHSGAHPLPLSKSASGGELSRIMLALEVVLASSEHGTTMVFDEVDAGVGGRAAVEIGRRLARLARTHQVIVVTHLPQVAAFADTHLVVDKLDDGKAVKSGVKALTQDERVVELARMLAGMGDTETGRAHAWELLTTADAEKVGAAVSGE
- a CDS encoding TlyA family RNA methyltransferase, whose translation is MARRARVDAELVRRGLARSREHAVELINAGRVLINGSVATKPATGVETGTPLLVRDEPDEVRWASRGAHKLLGALAAFEPQGVSVSGKRCLDAGASTGGFTDVLLSRGAKEVVAADVGYGQLIWRLQNDDRVHVHDRTNVRQLTPELIGGPVELVVTDLSFISLALVLPALAACCAPGADLLPMVKPQFEVGKDRVGSGGVVRDPALRAEAVREVAAAAAKLGLRTHGVVASPLPGPSGNVEYFLWLRKETGAPGDPEETGITPGAGADVGVDAYDSDGDTIAADTIADGATTEASRVAALIERAVQEGPQ